Sequence from the Mycobacterium florentinum genome:
CGAGATATTCGGCTCCTACAGCCGCGGGGACCGCATTCATGCCATCGCCGCTCGGGTGGAGAAGCTGCCCACCAACAGCGGAGTCCGCTGGCAGGTGGTGGCCCTGCATATCGGTTGACGGCGCTAGTGTTGCCGAATGGATGGAGACACGCTCAGCGTCGAACGGGTCATCAAAGCACCGCCGGACAGGATCTTTGCCCTGCTGGCCGACGCCGCCAAACACGCCAGTTTCGACGGCTCCGAGTCGGTGAACCGGTGCACACAGGAGTCGGTCCCGCTGACGATGGGTTCGACGTTCGGGATGGCGATGCGGGGCCGCAAGGAGACGCTGTTCATCCCCTACCGCACCACCAACACCGTCATCGAGTACGAACCCGACCGGCGTATCGCGTGGAAGACCACCGCCTTGGGCGGCCGGGTGGGTGGCCGCATCTGGCGCTACGAGCTGATTCCGGCCCCGGACGGCACCGAATGCACGCTGGTCCGCGAAACCTGGGACGTGTCGCAAGACAAGCAGAAGGCGATGATCACCAGCGGCTCGATGCCCAGCCGGACCGAGGCGGGCATCCGCGCAACCCTGGACCGGATCGCGACGCTCCTCGAAAGCTAGTGATGTGGGCGGGCGGCCGCGTGCGGGTGCCGCCGCATCCCGGGCACCAGCGCCGGCACCTCGCGGCGGTAGGCAAGGTATTGCTCGCCGACCGACTCGACCAGATCGTGTTCTTCCAGCCGCACCGCGATCAGGATGTAACCCGTTGTGGCGAGGCTGAATAGCAGGTGCCCGGCCGTCATCGTGGGTGTCGACCAGAATGCGATCAGAAAGCCCAGCATCAGCGGGTGCCGCACCACCCGGTACAGGTACCGAACACGAAAGTCCAAGTCGCGGTACGGTTTTCCGCGCCATGCTAGGTACACCTGCCGCAACCCGAACAGGTCGAAGTGGCTGACCATGAACGACGAGAAGAACACCGTCGCCCAGCCGAGCCAGAACAACGCCCACAGCACCACCCGTGCCGCCGGCAGGCTCACGTCCCACACGACGTCCGGAAGCGTCCGCCACTGCCAGTAGAGCAGCAACAGCGCGCCGCTCGCCAGGACCACGTAGGTGCTGCGCTCGATCGACGAGGGCACGAATCGCGTCCACCATCTCTTGAACGCCGGCCGCGCCATGACGCTGTGCTGAATCGCGAAAACACCGAGCAGGAGTACGTCGATCAGCACCGCCAGACCCATTGGCGCCGAGAGCGCGTGGTCGACACTGCGCGGCACCCAGATGTTGCCGACGAATCCGATCGCGTACGTGAACGACACCAGGAACAGCAGATAAGCCACTGCGCCGTAACAGATTGTCAAATATCGACTCATGTCTTGATTGTCCGCCGCATCCCGCGCGAAAGAGTGGGGCGATTGCCTCAATTTTCGGTTGTTGGTAGTGACAACCCTTGTTGCAGGGCATACATGCTGGCGCCGATGCGATTTGAGACGCCGATCTTCGCGTATGTCCGCTCCACATGATTGCGGGCGGTCTTCTCGCTGATCACCAACGCGACCGCGATTTCCTTGTTGGACGCACCGCGCGCGACGAGGCGGAGCACCTCGATCTCGCGCGGGGTGAGTCCGCCCGGACGGGGCTTGGGCCGCTGGGCAGGCTGACCCGCCGCGTGCAGCACCGCTTCGACGGCGACGGGGTCGAGTTCACCGGCGCCCACCCGCTCATGCAGCCGCCGGGTCGCCGTGCCCGGTGACAACTCTTCGCGGTATGGCCTTGGTTCACAAGCGGATTGGTAGCTGACCGCGGCCGCCAGGATACGGTCGGGCAGGCTCAGCGCGGTCCCGGCAAGCCCGCGCGGGTATCCCGATCCGTTCAGGCATTCGTGGTGGTTTCCGGCGACTTCCGCGAGCCGACCCAGGCCGCGGACCTGGTTGAGGATCCGGGCGGTGAGATAGGGATGCAACCGCACCCGCTCGAACTCGCCCGCGGTCAACGACCCCGGCTTGGACCAGATTTGATTGGACACACCGATGCGGCCCAGGTCGTGAACGTGACCCGCACGTCGCGTCAGGGCCGCCGAGCCGGCGTCGACGCCGGCCACGAGCGCCGCGTCGCCGGCGAGCCGGGCCACCGCACGCGAATGCCCAAGGGTGAACGGACATTTGAGGTCGACGAAGTCACCGAACGCGACGAGAAGGACGTCCAGCTCCTGGTCGTCGAGCCGTCGGTGCCGATCGGGCGCCTCGCGCAGTGCCGCCGCCCACGCATCGCCGGGGCCCGGCCCGGCCAGGACCGCGTCGGCATTGTCGATGAAGGCGTCGACGACCTTCGGGTCGAATTGGCCCCCGCGGCGGCTGCGCGCCATGGCCACGGCGCCCTCGACGCCGTAGGTACGGTGGTGCACCTCGACCATCTCGGCGAGTTGGGCAACCCTCATCTGGATCGGGATCTGGTCGCCGCGCGCGCCGGCGGGCAGGCCGCCGCCGTCGTAGCGCTCGAAAGCGAACGCGAGCGACGCCTGGACGTCGGGGCCCAGTCCGATGCGATCCGCCAGCAGCGCCGCGGAGGTGCAATGCGAATGGATCAACCGGGACAACTGCCCGCGCGCATTGGCGAACAGCGTTGCCATGATGGTCAGCCGCTGCGTCAACGGCTGACCACGACCGATATTCCCCAGCAGGAACCGCCAATACGGCAGTCCCGACCAGTCGACCAGGTACGAGTCATGCCGCACCGCAATGTCGTCGCCGAACCAGCGTGCGTATTCATGCGAGTCGGCATGGCACCCGATCCACATGACCAATGTCGTGTAGTAGACGCAATCCCGTTGTGCGTCGGTAAGTCCCAGCCGATCCGCGAGCCGGGTGGCGATCATCGCCGCGCGCAGCATGTGCTCGGCGGGTTGCCCCAAACCGAGGTCGATCGCCACGGAGAGCGCCGCCAGCAGCTCGGCCCGGCTGGGCGCCTCGCCCGCCGGCGCCGGCCCGGTCATATGCGACGCCATCGGCTCATTGTCCCCTTCGGTCGCGTGCAAGTCAGCAAATCGAAACAGTGCGCTGCACCGCGCGGTGACGGCTCGGGTCGAACGTCTCGAAACGGCCGCCCCCGGTCACGAAAAGCCCGCGCTGCGGGCCCCAGAAGTCGGCCAGGCGGGCCTGCTGCCGCAGCGGGGCAACCGGGCCGAGATCCTCGGCGCGCCACACCGCGCGCGAATCGGTGACGGACCAGAATCGCTTGGGGGCGATCGTGAATCGCTGGCCGTTCGGTGCCCGGCCGGATAGCCGGACCCGTCCGGCGCCCATCATCGGTCCGGCGACTCGCGCGATAGCGCCGAGCGCCAACCGGTTGGTCCACACCCGTTCGGGCAGGCGCGGGGCGATCCCGCTCATCAGCCGGGTCGACGCGCTGGTCCCGAGATCCAGATGCCACTCGAGCAAGCCGGCAATCCGGACGAACAGCGACCACGGAGTAACCCAGGCGACGTCGATGTCGCATTGCACGGCGTCTCGGGGCGTGGCCGCGCTGAAGAAGCGGGAGCAACTGAGTTCGCCGGGGCTCGTCGCGTAGAACGTCCACACCCCGGCCACGTCGCGATGCCACACCGACCGGTAGCCCGGCGCGAACGAGGAAGTGGGTATGCAGCGCAGCGCGAGGTAGTGCCCGCTGGCGAAGGGCAGCCCCAAAACCCCGAAACCGGCGAATCTTTCGTTGTCACCGGGGGGCAGCGCGGCGTTGTGCAGGACGGCCGACGCGGCGTCGGCGGGAGTGTGCGACGTGGTCATGCACCGATGCTGCGCGGCGCCGCCGGGCCAGCGCATGAGGCTTATGCCTCAAATCCCTGGGCCGTGCGCCGAACGCCCGGCTGGCGGCGCGCTCGGCGTCTAACGCCCGGCTGGCCGGCCACTCGGCGACGCCCCGAAAGTGAAGTTAGTTTCACGCTGGGCGTCGAGTGTGAAACTAACTTCACTCTCGGCGAGAGGGCCGTGCGCCGAACGCCCGGCTAGCGCTTCTTCACCGACTTCGGCGGCTTGGCGCCCCGGCCTTGTTGACGGGCGGCGGCACGGCGCTCGCGCCTGCTGGCGCCGGCGGGTACGCCGGCCGGGGTCTTCTGCGCGCCACCGCCGTTGCGCTGGACTTCCGCCGAACCGTCCTCTGCCGGACCGGAGTACGTCAGAGCCGGAGCCTCGTTGTCAATACCCTTGGCG
This genomic interval carries:
- a CDS encoding SRPBCC family protein, with the translated sequence MDGDTLSVERVIKAPPDRIFALLADAAKHASFDGSESVNRCTQESVPLTMGSTFGMAMRGRKETLFIPYRTTNTVIEYEPDRRIAWKTTALGGRVGGRIWRYELIPAPDGTECTLVRETWDVSQDKQKAMITSGSMPSRTEAGIRATLDRIATLLES
- a CDS encoding HD domain-containing phosphohydrolase codes for the protein MASHMTGPAPAGEAPSRAELLAALSVAIDLGLGQPAEHMLRAAMIATRLADRLGLTDAQRDCVYYTTLVMWIGCHADSHEYARWFGDDIAVRHDSYLVDWSGLPYWRFLLGNIGRGQPLTQRLTIMATLFANARGQLSRLIHSHCTSAALLADRIGLGPDVQASLAFAFERYDGGGLPAGARGDQIPIQMRVAQLAEMVEVHHRTYGVEGAVAMARSRRGGQFDPKVVDAFIDNADAVLAGPGPGDAWAAALREAPDRHRRLDDQELDVLLVAFGDFVDLKCPFTLGHSRAVARLAGDAALVAGVDAGSAALTRRAGHVHDLGRIGVSNQIWSKPGSLTAGEFERVRLHPYLTARILNQVRGLGRLAEVAGNHHECLNGSGYPRGLAGTALSLPDRILAAAVSYQSACEPRPYREELSPGTATRRLHERVGAGELDPVAVEAVLHAAGQPAQRPKPRPGGLTPREIEVLRLVARGASNKEIAVALVISEKTARNHVERTYAKIGVSNRIGASMYALQQGLSLPTTEN
- the mddA gene encoding methanethiol S-methyltransferase, with the protein product MSRYLTICYGAVAYLLFLVSFTYAIGFVGNIWVPRSVDHALSAPMGLAVLIDVLLLGVFAIQHSVMARPAFKRWWTRFVPSSIERSTYVVLASGALLLLYWQWRTLPDVVWDVSLPAARVVLWALFWLGWATVFFSSFMVSHFDLFGLRQVYLAWRGKPYRDLDFRVRYLYRVVRHPLMLGFLIAFWSTPTMTAGHLLFSLATTGYILIAVRLEEHDLVESVGEQYLAYRREVPALVPGMRRHPHAAARPHH